In Candidatus Sulfurimonas marisnigri, a single genomic region encodes these proteins:
- a CDS encoding diguanylate cyclase, with protein sequence MNFIEALKLRSKLLFIFILIAVGLFFLGIMGTINLNSMKKNLDSLYFGSLVPVIELNSILQIYHSDLAHTIYRAKNSEITRSEVESKIQNSVNSINREWKKYESHFKRDKEFGYVEYTALEVNSTNQYFYKILKALSDGHNIKDISILSLEKKISHIHKVLNKLIAYEVGVAKYERKKFLEVYDSLLLEVSFILSIVIFGVMLISYYVFKSIQKDQTALEIATKRLKVANKKLENVSYTDSLTNLYNRRYFNLVYDRELKRAKRNHTHITFMMLDIDFFKQYNDTYGHIEGDFALKSVAKVLQDTLKRPGDFVFRLGGEEFGILLTETDESNSANLARDICDSVRGREIKHSASKANEFVTISIGVVCCIADEALNDEILLSRADEMLYKAKDSGRDRYNITTDISEAKTVKVKSEEKNVEVKSEKKKEFSA encoded by the coding sequence ATGAATTTTATAGAAGCTTTAAAGCTTAGAAGTAAACTATTATTTATTTTTATACTCATAGCAGTTGGTCTATTCTTCCTAGGCATCATGGGTACAATAAATCTAAATTCAATGAAAAAAAACTTGGATTCCCTGTATTTCGGCTCACTAGTTCCGGTGATTGAACTTAATTCAATTTTACAAATATATCATTCTGATTTGGCACATACAATATACAGAGCTAAAAACTCTGAAATTACTCGAAGTGAAGTTGAATCAAAGATTCAAAACTCAGTTAATAGTATTAATAGAGAGTGGAAAAAATATGAATCTCATTTTAAAAGAGATAAAGAGTTTGGATATGTTGAGTACACGGCACTTGAAGTTAACTCAACTAATCAATATTTTTATAAAATATTAAAAGCTTTATCTGATGGACACAATATTAAAGATATATCTATATTAAGTTTAGAAAAAAAGATTTCACATATTCACAAAGTACTAAATAAACTAATTGCTTATGAAGTAGGTGTTGCTAAGTATGAGAGAAAGAAATTTCTAGAAGTTTATGATAGTTTACTGCTTGAAGTTAGTTTTATACTTAGCATTGTAATTTTCGGTGTAATGTTAATATCGTATTATGTATTTAAAAGTATTCAAAAAGACCAGACAGCATTAGAGATTGCAACAAAGAGACTAAAGGTAGCTAATAAAAAGCTGGAAAATGTTTCATATACAGACTCTTTAACAAATCTCTATAATAGAAGATATTTTAACCTTGTCTACGACAGAGAACTAAAGCGGGCAAAAAGAAATCATACACATATAACTTTTATGATGCTCGATATTGACTTCTTTAAGCAATATAATGACACTTATGGGCATATTGAGGGAGATTTTGCTCTTAAAAGTGTTGCAAAAGTACTACAAGACACACTCAAAAGACCTGGAGATTTTGTATTTAGGCTTGGCGGAGAAGAGTTTGGAATTTTACTTACAGAGACAGATGAATCTAATAGTGCAAATTTAGCTAGAGATATTTGTGACTCCGTTAGAGGCAGAGAAATCAAACATTCAGCTTCTAAGGCAAATGAGTTTGTAACTATTTCTATTGGTGTTGTTTGTTGCATTGCTGATGAAGCTTTAAATGATGAGATACTTTTATCTCGCGCTGATGAGATGCTCTACAAAGCAAAAGATAGTGGAAGAGACCGATATAATATTACTACAGATATTAGTGAAGCAAAAACTGTTAAAGTTAAGAGTGAAGAGAAAAATGTTGAAGTTAAGAGTGAAAAGAAAAAAGAGTTTAGCGCTTAG